A genomic region of Thermodesulfovibrio aggregans contains the following coding sequences:
- the dnaJ gene encoding molecular chaperone DnaJ has protein sequence MKDYYKILGVSRDASQEEIKKAFRRLARQYHPDLNPGNKEAEEKFKEINEAYACLSDPVKRANYDRYGTAEGVSSGFGYESYTTFTDIFEDIFEGFFGSFGFTKNRPKKGADLRYDITITLEEVAKGVEKDIRFYRWEICETCGGSGIKPGSEPLICSSCGGTGYIRYNQGFFSVSKTCTKCGGSGKIIKDPCFDCSGRGKVRVERELKIKIPAGVESGSKLKVTGEGELGEFGGPRGDLYIYVDVKDHEFFRREGINLYCSVPISFVRAVFGGEIEVPTIDGKAKIEIPPGTPSGRVFKLKGKGLPRVGGTHKGDQIVTVYIDVPKKLNERQRELLEEFAKVSGEEIKKTSKGLKEKIKDIFSM, from the coding sequence ATGAAAGACTATTACAAGATTCTTGGAGTAAGCCGGGACGCCTCTCAGGAAGAGATAAAAAAGGCGTTCCGGCGCCTTGCAAGACAGTATCATCCCGATCTAAATCCAGGCAATAAAGAGGCTGAAGAAAAGTTTAAAGAGATAAATGAAGCCTACGCATGTCTTAGTGATCCTGTAAAGAGAGCAAACTATGATAGATATGGCACAGCAGAAGGAGTATCTTCAGGATTTGGATATGAGAGTTATACAACCTTTACAGACATATTTGAAGATATATTTGAAGGATTTTTTGGGAGTTTCGGATTCACGAAAAATAGACCCAAAAAGGGTGCTGATTTAAGATATGATATTACAATTACGCTGGAAGAGGTAGCTAAAGGAGTTGAAAAAGATATCAGATTTTATCGCTGGGAAATATGCGAAACCTGTGGTGGCTCCGGAATAAAACCTGGTAGTGAACCGCTTATATGTTCCTCCTGTGGTGGCACTGGCTATATCAGATACAATCAGGGATTTTTCTCAGTATCAAAAACATGTACAAAATGTGGTGGTAGTGGAAAAATTATTAAAGATCCCTGTTTTGATTGCTCTGGAAGAGGTAAGGTAAGGGTAGAAAGGGAATTGAAAATTAAAATTCCAGCTGGTGTTGAATCAGGAAGTAAATTAAAGGTTACAGGTGAGGGAGAACTAGGTGAATTCGGAGGTCCAAGAGGTGATCTTTATATTTATGTAGATGTTAAGGACCATGAGTTCTTCAGAAGAGAAGGAATAAATCTTTATTGCTCAGTTCCGATTTCATTTGTGAGAGCAGTTTTTGGTGGAGAGATTGAAGTTCCAACGATTGATGGTAAAGCAAAGATAGAGATACCCCCAGGAACTCCTTCAGGCAGAGTGTTTAAACTCAAAGGCAAAGGACTCCCAAGAGTAGGGGGTACACATAAAGGAGACCAGATTGTAACTGTTTATATTGATGTACCTAAGAAACTCAATGAACGTCAGAGAGAACTTCTTGAAGAGTTTGCAAAGGTATCTGGAGAAGAGATTAAAAAGACTTCAAAGGGTTTGAAAGAAAAGATAAAGGACATTTTTTCAATGTAG
- a CDS encoding metal ABC transporter substrate-binding protein yields the protein MKRKFNVQDSRFNFIISLFLIFSVTVFLLSCSGKPEKTSKSILVYTSLYPLEEFTKWIIPEAQVESLMPQGVDPHNFEPSLKDIQKLSNADMIVYLGDTDIDRWLDKIRNEFTQKGVKLVRLQDSIQFRKYSSSNEIDPHIWLDPVLVTEMIKAIKNAVEQIAPERKELYEKNFSIYEAKLKELDNLYKKELSNCALKDVIITHEFLNYLQARYGFYSYFIVHEPEQEPSLKKIKQLKEVMKKNSIDYIISEPEGDKIAKALSEETGAKILKFNTLHTSLPQNKIDYFHTMHENLKTLKTALKCQ from the coding sequence ATGAAAAGAAAGTTCAACGTTCAAGATTCAAGGTTCAACTTCATAATTTCCCTTTTTTTAATCTTCTCTGTGACAGTTTTTTTACTGTCATGTTCAGGAAAGCCTGAGAAAACTTCAAAGTCTATATTAGTTTATACAAGTCTTTATCCTCTTGAAGAGTTTACAAAGTGGATAATTCCAGAGGCTCAGGTTGAGAGTTTAATGCCTCAGGGAGTTGATCCTCATAATTTTGAGCCTTCCCTAAAGGATATTCAAAAACTTTCAAACGCAGACATGATAGTTTATCTTGGAGATACAGATATTGACCGATGGCTTGATAAAATAAGAAACGAATTTACTCAAAAAGGAGTAAAGTTGGTCAGGCTTCAGGATAGCATTCAATTTAGAAAATACTCTTCATCAAATGAAATAGACCCTCATATATGGTTAGATCCGGTATTGGTTACAGAAATGATAAAAGCTATAAAAAATGCAGTTGAGCAGATTGCACCTGAAAGAAAAGAGCTTTATGAAAAAAATTTTTCAATATATGAGGCAAAGTTAAAGGAACTTGATAATCTTTATAAAAAGGAGTTATCAAACTGTGCCTTGAAAGATGTAATAATTACTCATGAATTCTTAAATTATCTTCAGGCAAGATATGGATTTTACTCTTACTTTATTGTCCATGAACCAGAACAGGAGCCTTCTTTAAAAAAAATAAAACAACTTAAAGAGGTTATGAAGAAAAACTCAATCGACTATATTATTTCTGAGCCTGAAGGAGATAAAATTGCTAAAGCCTTATCAGAAGAAACAGGAGCAAAAATATTAAAATTTAACACTCTTCATACTTCATTGCCCCAAAATAAGATTGATTACTTTCATACAATGCATGAAAATCTAAAAACCTTAAAGACTGCATTAAAATGCCAGTAA